In Anser cygnoides isolate HZ-2024a breed goose chromosome 30, Taihu_goose_T2T_genome, whole genome shotgun sequence, the genomic stretch tccagcaggatgcagctgtCTCAtggcatccttgtgttatccaggtgccccaaggaggagacaccTCAGTGCTAAGGCCAtgtccgtgctgctggatggctgtctgtgggcagccggagtgaggcctctgcagccctggtgaagagggaaaagctgagatcctgctcatGCAAGACATGGTGAGGATCCTGTCCAGCTGCACTTGGTCCggggcttctctgctctcagctgtcgGTAGTTTCTTCTCAGGGGAACACCGAATAGATGGTTCTTCCTAAACATTACAGGCgtagctaccagaaaatgaagcaaatataTGTCCCTTGTTCTACACAATCGTTGGATACTTTCCTTGAAGCAACACTGCAAATCTTCTGGTCGGACCagtggactgaacttgagtttcccccatgttcctgcctgcctcctgctgcacagcaggaaggactcctctggagcccacagcaacccctgctcccagtgccactctcagccagcaccagccgcagctcaagcaggagagctgcagaaaggttctcctgcatagagagaggcttgggctgggggtgctctaAGGCTTGCAGTAcgttttcctcagagaagtctgttttaacttttttctgccttatcctcttcaacagacagctgtgtccaaagtcaggaaatgcccaacagcagctctgtgagcgagttcctcctgctggcattcgcagacacgcgggagctgcagctcctgcacttcgggctcttcctgggcatctacctggctgccctcctgggcaacggcctcatcctcaccgccgtagcctgcgaccaccgcctccacacccccatgtacttcttcctcctcaacctcgccctcctcgacctgggctgcatgtccaccactctgcccaaagccatggccaatgccctctgggacaccagggccatctcctatcagggGTGTGATGctcaggtctttttctttgcctttttgatTGGAGCAGAATTTTAcgttctcaccatcatgtcctacgaccgctacgttgccatctgcaagcccctgcactacgggagcctcgtgggcagcagagcttgtgcccagatggcagcagctgcctggggcagtggctttctcaatgctgtcctgcacacggccactaccttttccctgcccctctgccaaggcaatgctgtggaccagttcttctgtgaaatcccccagatcctcaagctctcctgctcaggttCAGACTACCTAAAGGAAGTTAGACTTCTGGTGGTTAGTGCatgtttagcatttggctgttttgttttcattgtgctgtcctatgtgcagatcctcagagccgtgctgaggatgccctctgagcagggccggcacaaagacttttccacgtgcctccctcacctggctgtggtctccctctttctcagcactgccatgtttgcctacctgaagcccccctctatctcctccccatccttggacctggtggtggcactTTTATATGTGGTagtacctccagcagtgaaccccctcatctacagcatgaggaaccaggagctgaaagccacactgaagaaactgattctaGTTGTATTATTTACTTAGTAAGGAACTGTCTATCTCTCCTTTCTAGTTTAACTCAAGTTAATCTCAGGCAAGTTTTGACCCTTAGGTGTAGcatttgtcctggtttcagttaggacagagttaattttcctcctagtagctggtagggtgctatattttggattaggatgagaagagcgctgataaca encodes the following:
- the LOC136787629 gene encoding olfactory receptor 14C36-like; translation: MPNSSSVSEFLLLAFADTRELQLLHFGLFLGIYLAALLGNGLILTAVACDHRLHTPMYFFLLNLALLDLGCMSTTLPKAMANALWDTRAISYQGCDAQVFFFAFLIGAEFYVLTIMSYDRYVAICKPLHYGSLVGSRACAQMAAAAWGSGFLNAVLHTATTFSLPLCQGNAVDQFFCEIPQILKLSCSGSDYLKEVRLLVVSACLAFGCFVFIVLSYVQILRAVLRMPSEQGRHKDFSTCLPHLAVVSLFLSTAMFAYLKPPSISSPSLDLVVALLYVVVPPAVNPLIYSMRNQELKATLKKLILVVLFTYTAMFAYLKPPSISSPTPDLVVAVLYSVVPPALNPLIYSMRNQDLKEAMKNLFGYMLFLNH